From the Acetobacter aceti genome, one window contains:
- a CDS encoding lipocalin-like domain-containing protein, with protein sequence MNIIQEKSPKTAELKSAVTGAVVSDEKNKHLSELVGEDLKKALIGTWQLVSYQVELQETGEFIDAMGATPRGRVIFTPDNWVAFNLEGSNRTPAETVDDHLELLNTLVAYIGRYRIEGNQWVTSVETAWAPQWVGTEQRRTVTVDGEFASVITPWRKMPNWGGGKMSRSIIRFRRAH encoded by the coding sequence GTGAATATCATTCAGGAGAAAAGTCCCAAGACGGCAGAACTGAAGTCTGCCGTGACCGGCGCCGTTGTTTCGGATGAAAAAAACAAACATTTGTCTGAGCTGGTTGGCGAGGACCTCAAGAAGGCCCTGATCGGCACATGGCAGCTTGTTTCCTATCAGGTTGAGTTGCAGGAAACGGGTGAATTCATTGACGCGATGGGCGCGACCCCGCGCGGTCGTGTCATTTTCACGCCCGACAACTGGGTGGCTTTCAATCTGGAAGGCAGCAACCGCACGCCTGCGGAAACCGTGGATGATCATCTGGAACTGCTGAATACGCTGGTCGCCTATATCGGTCGTTACCGCATTGAGGGAAACCAGTGGGTCACCTCGGTGGAGACCGCCTGGGCACCGCAATGGGTCGGCACCGAACAACGCCGCACGGTGACGGTGGATGGTGAGTTCGCCAGCGTCATCACGCCGTGGCGGAAAATGCCGAACTGGGGTGGCGGCAAGATGTCACGCAGCATCATCCGCTTCCGCCGGGCTCATTAA
- a CDS encoding LysR substrate-binding domain-containing protein: MQGEASDLRFFINLVDAGSITAAARALGTSPAVISRRLATLEARLGVTLIIRTTRVFRLSEAGQVYYERALVIVAEIDTLENEIASSSGEPQGSLIVGAPMELGRRQIAPFIEAFSERYPKLQVSLVLASEGIHDPGDGLLDINIRLGLPDTPGSIVTLLATTRRVLCASPAYFENRLVPQTPDELANHECLCIRRQKTMTVLNKWAVGNESEKHVVTVNPKLSSTNCEIVHDWAVSGRGIAYKLLSDVYRDIASGRLVRILPDFYGEKVDLYAVMLPRQQSNANVRAFLELLREFFRDAGGFGDELATDLPR; the protein is encoded by the coding sequence ATGCAGGGCGAAGCCAGCGATCTGAGATTTTTCATCAACCTCGTCGATGCGGGGAGCATCACCGCCGCCGCCCGCGCCTTGGGCACGTCGCCGGCCGTCATCTCCCGGAGACTCGCGACCCTTGAAGCGCGACTCGGTGTGACGCTCATCATCAGAACCACCCGCGTTTTTCGTCTCAGTGAGGCCGGGCAGGTCTATTATGAGCGGGCGCTGGTGATTGTCGCGGAAATCGACACACTCGAAAACGAGATCGCTTCATCCAGTGGCGAGCCACAGGGCAGCCTGATCGTCGGAGCGCCGATGGAACTGGGGCGGCGGCAGATCGCCCCGTTCATCGAGGCGTTCAGCGAACGCTACCCCAAACTTCAGGTCAGTCTCGTGCTCGCCAGCGAAGGCATACACGACCCCGGAGACGGCCTTCTGGATATCAACATCCGTCTGGGCCTGCCCGATACGCCCGGTTCGATCGTCACGCTTCTGGCCACCACACGTCGTGTGCTCTGCGCCTCTCCGGCCTATTTCGAGAATCGGCTTGTCCCGCAGACACCCGACGAACTCGCCAACCACGAATGTCTGTGCATCAGGCGGCAGAAAACGATGACCGTTCTCAACAAATGGGCCGTCGGCAACGAAAGCGAAAAGCATGTGGTGACGGTGAATCCGAAGCTCTCCAGCACCAACTGCGAGATCGTCCATGACTGGGCGGTTTCGGGACGTGGAATTGCCTATAAACTGCTCAGCGACGTGTATCGCGATATCGCGAGCGGGCGGCTGGTCCGAATCCTGCCCGATTTTTATGGCGAGAAAGTCGATCTCTACGCGGTCATGCTGCCGCGCCAGCAGTCCAACGCCAATGTGCGCGCCTTTCTGGAACTGTTGCGGGAGTTTTTCCGTGACGCGGGTGGGTTTGGCGATGAACTGGCGACTGACCTGCCACGCTGA
- the holA gene encoding DNA polymerase III subunit delta, whose amino-acid sequence MKIDARSVGKVLAAPDNWRFVLLHGDDSGLIREHAAALTRRSAGSLDDPFRVSLLARDDHARFEEEATALSLDGGRRVVWVREATDGLATAVASLLDSPANSLIILEAGALPARGKLRKLAETRPDSASIGCYPEEGRALESSVRRMLEERQVRISSEALGWLAGRLGADRAGVRNEVEKLALYAGENGELHLDDLMLCIGDSGSASVDDAVFLAMEGDKAGADLALERALSEGANPVAMARVLLSHIGRLRRVKAELELGQSRMDAMKTLRPPVFFKKQQAFERALDTWSLPALLDLARRTQAFEFACKQTGSMDVLLCRRHLAGIAARAAANRRRS is encoded by the coding sequence GTGAAGATCGATGCCCGCTCGGTCGGGAAAGTGCTTGCTGCGCCTGATAACTGGCGTTTTGTGCTTCTGCATGGCGACGATAGCGGTCTGATTCGTGAGCATGCCGCGGCACTGACCCGCCGGTCCGCGGGTTCTCTGGATGATCCGTTCCGCGTGTCCCTGCTGGCGCGGGATGATCATGCCCGTTTTGAGGAGGAAGCCACTGCGCTGTCTCTCGACGGTGGTCGGCGGGTCGTCTGGGTGAGAGAGGCGACGGACGGACTGGCGACTGCTGTTGCATCTCTGCTCGACAGCCCGGCCAACAGTCTGATCATTCTTGAGGCAGGAGCTCTTCCGGCTCGAGGGAAACTCCGCAAGCTGGCGGAAACCCGGCCGGACTCGGCTTCCATCGGCTGCTATCCGGAAGAGGGACGTGCGCTGGAAAGCTCCGTGCGTCGGATGCTGGAAGAGCGGCAGGTCCGGATCAGCAGTGAGGCGCTGGGGTGGCTGGCGGGCCGCCTTGGCGCGGATCGGGCGGGCGTGCGCAATGAAGTGGAGAAGCTGGCGCTCTATGCCGGAGAGAACGGCGAGCTCCACCTCGATGACCTGATGCTCTGCATTGGCGACTCCGGGTCGGCTTCTGTCGATGACGCCGTGTTTCTCGCCATGGAGGGTGACAAGGCCGGGGCCGATCTTGCGCTGGAGCGGGCGCTATCGGAAGGCGCAAACCCGGTGGCCATGGCGCGTGTTCTGCTCAGTCATATCGGGCGGCTGCGTCGGGTCAAGGCGGAGCTGGAGCTGGGTCAGAGCCGGATGGACGCGATGAAGACGCTTCGGCCTCCGGTGTTTTTCAAGAAACAGCAGGCGTTCGAGCGGGCGCTGGACACATGGTCACTGCCTGCGTTGCTTGATCTGGCCCGACGGACGCAAGCATTTGAATTTGCGTGCAAGCAGACGGGTTCAATGGATGTCCTGCTGTGCCGCCGTCATCTGGCGGGCATCGCTGCGAGAGCAGCGGCCAACCGCCGCCGCTCTTGA